One region of Manis pentadactyla isolate mManPen7 chromosome 9, mManPen7.hap1, whole genome shotgun sequence genomic DNA includes:
- the SF1 gene encoding splicing factor 1 isoform X21, which yields MATGANATPLDFPSKKRKRSRWNQDTMEQKTVIPGMPTVIPPGLTREQERAYIVQLQIEDLTRKLRTGDLGIPPNPEDRSPSPEPIYNSEGKRLNTREFRTRKKLEEERHNLITEMVALNPDFKPPADYKPPATRVSDKVMIPQDEYPEINFVGLLIGPRGNTLKNIEKECNAKIMIRGKGSVKEGKVGRKDGQMLPGEDEPLHALVTANTMENVKKAVEQIRNILKQGIETPEDQNDLRKMQLRELARLNGTLREDDNRILRPWQSSETRSITNTTVCTKCGGAGHIASDCKFQRPGDPQSAQDKARMDKEYLSLMAELGEAPVPASVGSTSGPATTPLASAPRPAAPANNPPPPSLMSTTQSRPPWMNSGPSESRPYHGMHGGGPGGPGGGPHSFPHPLPSLTGGHGGHPMPHNPNGPPPPWMQPPPPPMNQGPHPPGHHGPPPMVPGKYACGLWGLSPASRKRHDATATYGHDAASAAAAQWAAPATPLWASAPMAAAAAAAPAAPAAQQQYGFQYPLAVAAKIPPRGGDGPSHENEDFPRPLVTLPGRQPQQRPWWTGWFGKAA from the exons ATGGCGACCGGAGCGAACGCCACGCCGCTGG ACTTCCCAAGCAAGAAGCGGAAGAGGAGCCGCTGGAACCAAGACACAATGGAACAGAAGACTGTGATTCCAGGAATGCCTACGGTTATCCCCCCTGGACTCACTCGGGAACAAGAGCGAGCTTATATAG TGCAACTGCAGATAGAAGACCTGACTCGTAAACTGCGCACAGGAGACCTGGGCATCCCCCCTAACCCTGAGGACAG GTCCCCTTCCCCTGAGCCCATCTACAATAGCGAGGGGAAGCGGCTCAACACCCGTGAGTTCCGCACCCGCAAAAAGCTTGAAGAGGAGCGGCACAACCTTATCACAGAGATGGTTGCCCTCAACCCGGATTTCAAGCCACCTGCAGATTACAA ACCTCCAGCAACACGTGTGAGCGATAAAGTAATGATTCCACAAGATGAGTATCCAGAAATCAACTTTGTGGGGCTGCTGATTGGGCCTAG GGGAAATACCTTGAAGAACATAGAGAAGGAGTGTAATGCCAAGATCATGATCCGGGGGAAGGGATCCGTGAAAGAAGGGAAAGTTGGGCGCAAAGATGGCCAGATGTTGCCGGGAGAAGATGAGCCACTTCATGCCCTGGTTACTGCCAATACCATGGAGAATGTGAAGAAAGCAGTAGAACAG ataagaaacattcTGAAGCAGGGTATTGAGACCCCTGAGGACCAGAATGATCTGCGGAAGATGCAGCTTCGGGAGTTGGCTCGCTTGAATGGGACTCTGCGGGAAGATGATAACAG GATCTTAAGACCCTGGCAGAGCTCAGAGACCCGCAGCATTACCAATACCACAGTGTGCACCAAGTGTGGAGGGGCTGGCCACATTGCTTCCGATTGCAAATTCCAAAG GCCTGGTGATCCCCAGTCAGCTCAGGATAAAgcacgaatggataaagaatatttgTCCCTCATGGCCGAACTGGGTGAAGCACCTGTGCCAGCATCTGTGGGCTCCACCTCTGGGCCTGCCACCACACCCCTGGCCAGTGCACCTCGGCCTGCTGCTCCTGCCAACAACCCTCCTCCACCG TCTCTCATGTCCACCACCCAGAGCCGGCCGCCCTGGATGAATTCTGGCCCTTCAGAGAGTCGGCCCTACCATGGCATGCATGGAGGTGGTCctggtgggcctggaggaggccCCCACAGCTTCCCACATCCGTTACCCAGCCTGACAGGTGGGCACGGTGGACATCCCATGCCGCACAACCCTAATGGACCCCCACCCCCTTGGAtgcagccgccgccgccaccgaTGAACCAGGGCCCCCACCCACCTGGGCACCATGGCCCTCCTCCAATGG TACCTGGGAAGTACGCCTGTGGGCTCTGGGGTCTATCGCCTGCATCAAGGAAAAG GCATGATGCCACCGCCACCTATGGGCATGATGccgcctccgccgccgccgcccagtGGGCAGCCCCCGCCAcccccctctgggcctctgcccccatggcagcagcagcagcagcagcccccgccgcccccgccgcccagCAGCAGTATGGCTTCCAGTACCCCCTTGCCGTGGCAGCAAA GATCCCTCCCCGCGGCGGCGATGGCCCGAGCCATGAGAATGAGGACTTTCCGCGCCCATTGGTGACCCTTCCAGGCAGACAGCCTCAGCAGCGCCCCTGGTGGACAGGATGGTTCGGCAAAGCAGCCTGA
- the SF1 gene encoding splicing factor 1 isoform X9, with product MATGANATPLAATAAAALSGLFVPAAAPSAAALPARVAATAAATPAAVSGPAAGPGRRRRRLPKQEAEEEPLEPRHNGTEDCDSRNAYGYPPWTHSGTRASLYRSPSPEPIYNSEGKRLNTREFRTRKKLEEERHNLITEMVALNPDFKPPADYKPPATRVSDKVMIPQDEYPEINFVGLLIGPRGNTLKNIEKECNAKIMIRGKGSVKEGKVGRKDGQMLPGEDEPLHALVTANTMENVKKAVEQIRNILKQGIETPEDQNDLRKMQLRELARLNGTLREDDNRILRPWQSSETRSITNTTVCTKCGGAGHIASDCKFQRPGDPQSAQDKARMDKEYLSLMAELGEAPVPASVGSTSGPATTPLASAPRPAAPANNPPPPSLMSTTQSRPPWMNSGPSESRPYHGMHGGGPGGPGGGPHSFPHPLPSLTGGHGGHPMPHNPNGPPPPWMQPPPPPMNQGPHPPGHHGPPPMGKSVPGKYACGLWGLSPASRKRHDATATYGHDAASAAAAQWAAPATPLWASAPMAAAAAAAPAAPAAQQQYGFQYPLAVAAKYDDYHHERWHRVHPAMATAAGGCRSFSRSPSDARQPHYGAPAPRGPAASAARGPSPSAASATWFRRHDVCPAPSSSASHGPF from the exons ATGGCGACCGGAGCGAACGCCACGCCGCTGG CAGCCACTGCCGCGGCCGCCCTCTCCGGGCTCTTCGTACCCGCAGCCGCCCCCTCCGCCGCCGCTCTACCAGCGCGTGTCGCCGCCACAGCCGCCGCCACCCCAGCCGCCGTGTCAGGACCAGCAGCCGGGCCCGGCCGGCGGCGGAGGAG ACTTCCCAAGCAAGAAGCGGAAGAGGAGCCGCTGGAACCAAGACACAATGGAACAGAAGACTGTGATTCCAGGAATGCCTACGGTTATCCCCCCTGGACTCACTCGGGAACAAGAGCGAGCTTATATAG GTCCCCTTCCCCTGAGCCCATCTACAATAGCGAGGGGAAGCGGCTCAACACCCGTGAGTTCCGCACCCGCAAAAAGCTTGAAGAGGAGCGGCACAACCTTATCACAGAGATGGTTGCCCTCAACCCGGATTTCAAGCCACCTGCAGATTACAA ACCTCCAGCAACACGTGTGAGCGATAAAGTAATGATTCCACAAGATGAGTATCCAGAAATCAACTTTGTGGGGCTGCTGATTGGGCCTAG GGGAAATACCTTGAAGAACATAGAGAAGGAGTGTAATGCCAAGATCATGATCCGGGGGAAGGGATCCGTGAAAGAAGGGAAAGTTGGGCGCAAAGATGGCCAGATGTTGCCGGGAGAAGATGAGCCACTTCATGCCCTGGTTACTGCCAATACCATGGAGAATGTGAAGAAAGCAGTAGAACAG ataagaaacattcTGAAGCAGGGTATTGAGACCCCTGAGGACCAGAATGATCTGCGGAAGATGCAGCTTCGGGAGTTGGCTCGCTTGAATGGGACTCTGCGGGAAGATGATAACAG GATCTTAAGACCCTGGCAGAGCTCAGAGACCCGCAGCATTACCAATACCACAGTGTGCACCAAGTGTGGAGGGGCTGGCCACATTGCTTCCGATTGCAAATTCCAAAG GCCTGGTGATCCCCAGTCAGCTCAGGATAAAgcacgaatggataaagaatatttgTCCCTCATGGCCGAACTGGGTGAAGCACCTGTGCCAGCATCTGTGGGCTCCACCTCTGGGCCTGCCACCACACCCCTGGCCAGTGCACCTCGGCCTGCTGCTCCTGCCAACAACCCTCCTCCACCG TCTCTCATGTCCACCACCCAGAGCCGGCCGCCCTGGATGAATTCTGGCCCTTCAGAGAGTCGGCCCTACCATGGCATGCATGGAGGTGGTCctggtgggcctggaggaggccCCCACAGCTTCCCACATCCGTTACCCAGCCTGACAGGTGGGCACGGTGGACATCCCATGCCGCACAACCCTAATGGACCCCCACCCCCTTGGAtgcagccgccgccgccaccgaTGAACCAGGGCCCCCACCCACCTGGGCACCATGGCCCTCCTCCAATGGGTAA ATCAGTACCTGGGAAGTACGCCTGTGGGCTCTGGGGTCTATCGCCTGCATCAAGGAAAAG GCATGATGCCACCGCCACCTATGGGCATGATGccgcctccgccgccgccgcccagtGGGCAGCCCCCGCCAcccccctctgggcctctgcccccatggcagcagcagcagcagcagcccccgccgcccccgccgcccagCAGCAGTATGGCTTCCAGTACCCCCTTGCCGTGGCAGCAAA ATACGACGACTACCACCACGAGCGCTGGCACAGGGTCCATCCCGCCATGGCAACAGCAGCAGGCGGCTGCCGCAGCTTCTCCAGGAGCCCCTCAGATGCAAGGCAACCCCACTATGGTGCCCCTGCCCCCCGGGGTCCAGCCGCCTCTGCCGCCCGGGGCCCCTCCCCCTCCGCCGCCTCCGCCACCTGGTTCCGCCGGCATGATGTAtgccccgccccctcctcctccgcctcccatGGACCCTTCTAA
- the SF1 gene encoding splicing factor 1 isoform X18, with the protein MATGANATPLAATAAAALSGLFVPAAAPSAAALPARVAATAAATPAAVSGPAAGPGRRRRRLPKQEAEEEPLEPRHNGTEDCDSRNAYGYPPWTHSGTRASLYRSPSPEPIYNSEGKRLNTREFRTRKKLEEERHNLITEMVALNPDFKPPADYKPPATRVSDKVMIPQDEYPEINFVGLLIGPRGNTLKNIEKECNAKIMIRGKGSVKEGKVGRKDGQMLPGEDEPLHALVTANTMENVKKAVEQIRNILKQGIETPEDQNDLRKMQLRELARLNGTLREDDNRILRPWQSSETRSITNTTVCTKCGGAGHIASDCKFQRPGDPQSAQDKARMDKEYLSLMAELGEAPVPASVGSTSGPATTPLASAPRPAAPANNPPPPSLMSTTQSRPPWMNSGPSESRPYHGMHGGGPGGPGGGPHSFPHPLPSLTGGHGGHPMPHNPNGPPPPWMQPPPPPMNQGPHPPGHHGPPPMVPGKYACGLWGLSPASRKRHDATATYGHDAASAAAAQWAAPATPLWASAPMAAAAAAAPAAPAAQQQYGFQYPLAVAAKIPPRGGDGPSHENEDFPRPLVTLPGRQPQQRPWWTGWFGKAA; encoded by the exons ATGGCGACCGGAGCGAACGCCACGCCGCTGG CAGCCACTGCCGCGGCCGCCCTCTCCGGGCTCTTCGTACCCGCAGCCGCCCCCTCCGCCGCCGCTCTACCAGCGCGTGTCGCCGCCACAGCCGCCGCCACCCCAGCCGCCGTGTCAGGACCAGCAGCCGGGCCCGGCCGGCGGCGGAGGAG ACTTCCCAAGCAAGAAGCGGAAGAGGAGCCGCTGGAACCAAGACACAATGGAACAGAAGACTGTGATTCCAGGAATGCCTACGGTTATCCCCCCTGGACTCACTCGGGAACAAGAGCGAGCTTATATAG GTCCCCTTCCCCTGAGCCCATCTACAATAGCGAGGGGAAGCGGCTCAACACCCGTGAGTTCCGCACCCGCAAAAAGCTTGAAGAGGAGCGGCACAACCTTATCACAGAGATGGTTGCCCTCAACCCGGATTTCAAGCCACCTGCAGATTACAA ACCTCCAGCAACACGTGTGAGCGATAAAGTAATGATTCCACAAGATGAGTATCCAGAAATCAACTTTGTGGGGCTGCTGATTGGGCCTAG GGGAAATACCTTGAAGAACATAGAGAAGGAGTGTAATGCCAAGATCATGATCCGGGGGAAGGGATCCGTGAAAGAAGGGAAAGTTGGGCGCAAAGATGGCCAGATGTTGCCGGGAGAAGATGAGCCACTTCATGCCCTGGTTACTGCCAATACCATGGAGAATGTGAAGAAAGCAGTAGAACAG ataagaaacattcTGAAGCAGGGTATTGAGACCCCTGAGGACCAGAATGATCTGCGGAAGATGCAGCTTCGGGAGTTGGCTCGCTTGAATGGGACTCTGCGGGAAGATGATAACAG GATCTTAAGACCCTGGCAGAGCTCAGAGACCCGCAGCATTACCAATACCACAGTGTGCACCAAGTGTGGAGGGGCTGGCCACATTGCTTCCGATTGCAAATTCCAAAG GCCTGGTGATCCCCAGTCAGCTCAGGATAAAgcacgaatggataaagaatatttgTCCCTCATGGCCGAACTGGGTGAAGCACCTGTGCCAGCATCTGTGGGCTCCACCTCTGGGCCTGCCACCACACCCCTGGCCAGTGCACCTCGGCCTGCTGCTCCTGCCAACAACCCTCCTCCACCG TCTCTCATGTCCACCACCCAGAGCCGGCCGCCCTGGATGAATTCTGGCCCTTCAGAGAGTCGGCCCTACCATGGCATGCATGGAGGTGGTCctggtgggcctggaggaggccCCCACAGCTTCCCACATCCGTTACCCAGCCTGACAGGTGGGCACGGTGGACATCCCATGCCGCACAACCCTAATGGACCCCCACCCCCTTGGAtgcagccgccgccgccaccgaTGAACCAGGGCCCCCACCCACCTGGGCACCATGGCCCTCCTCCAATGG TACCTGGGAAGTACGCCTGTGGGCTCTGGGGTCTATCGCCTGCATCAAGGAAAAG GCATGATGCCACCGCCACCTATGGGCATGATGccgcctccgccgccgccgcccagtGGGCAGCCCCCGCCAcccccctctgggcctctgcccccatggcagcagcagcagcagcagcccccgccgcccccgccgcccagCAGCAGTATGGCTTCCAGTACCCCCTTGCCGTGGCAGCAAA GATCCCTCCCCGCGGCGGCGATGGCCCGAGCCATGAGAATGAGGACTTTCCGCGCCCATTGGTGACCCTTCCAGGCAGACAGCCTCAGCAGCGCCCCTGGTGGACAGGATGGTTCGGCAAAGCAGCCTGA
- the SF1 gene encoding splicing factor 1 isoform X1, which translates to MATGANATPLGKLGPPGLPPLPGPKGGFEPGPPPAPGPGAGLLVPGPPPPAPVGSVGPLTAAFPFAALPPPPPPPPPPPPPQQPLPRPPSPGSSYPQPPPPPPLYQRVSPPQPPPPQPPCQDQQPGPAGGGGDFPSKKRKRSRWNQDTMEQKTVIPGMPTVIPPGLTREQERAYIVQLQIEDLTRKLRTGDLGIPPNPEDRSPSPEPIYNSEGKRLNTREFRTRKKLEEERHNLITEMVALNPDFKPPADYKPPATRVSDKVMIPQDEYPEINFVGLLIGPRGNTLKNIEKECNAKIMIRGKGSVKEGKVGRKDGQMLPGEDEPLHALVTANTMENVKKAVEQIRNILKQGIETPEDQNDLRKMQLRELARLNGTLREDDNRILRPWQSSETRSITNTTVCTKCGGAGHIASDCKFQRPGDPQSAQDKARMDKEYLSLMAELGEAPVPASVGSTSGPATTPLASAPRPAAPANNPPPPSLMSTTQSRPPWMNSGPSESRPYHGMHGGGPGGPGGGPHSFPHPLPSLTGGHGGHPMPHNPNGPPPPWMQPPPPPMNQGPHPPGHHGPPPMDQYLGSTPVGSGVYRLHQGKGMMPPPPMGMMPPPPPPPSGQPPPPPSGPLPPWQQQQQQPPPPPPPSSSMASSTPLPWQQNTTTTTTSAGTGSIPPWQQQQAAAAASPGAPQMQGNPTMVPLPPGVQPPLPPGAPPPPPPPPPGSAGMMYAPPPPPPPPMDPSNFVTMMGMGVAGMPPFGMPPAPPPPPPQN; encoded by the exons ATGGCGACCGGAGCGAACGCCACGCCGCTGGGTAAGCTGGGCCCCCCCGGCCTTCCCCCACTTCCCGGACCTAAAGGGGGCTTCGAGCCAGGGCCTCCGCCTGCTCCCGGCCCTGGGGCGGGGCTGCTGGTgcctgggccgccgccgcccgctcCCGTGGGCTCGGTGGGGCCCCTGACCGCGGCCTTCCCCTTCGCGGCGctgccgccaccgccgccgccgccgccccccccCCCGCCTCCCCAGCAGCCACTGCCGCGGCCGCCCTCTCCGGGCTCTTCGTACCCGCAGCCGCCCCCTCCGCCGCCGCTCTACCAGCGCGTGTCGCCGCCACAGCCGCCGCCACCCCAGCCGCCGTGTCAGGACCAGCAGCCGGGCCCGGCCGGCGGCGGAGGAG ACTTCCCAAGCAAGAAGCGGAAGAGGAGCCGCTGGAACCAAGACACAATGGAACAGAAGACTGTGATTCCAGGAATGCCTACGGTTATCCCCCCTGGACTCACTCGGGAACAAGAGCGAGCTTATATAG TGCAACTGCAGATAGAAGACCTGACTCGTAAACTGCGCACAGGAGACCTGGGCATCCCCCCTAACCCTGAGGACAG GTCCCCTTCCCCTGAGCCCATCTACAATAGCGAGGGGAAGCGGCTCAACACCCGTGAGTTCCGCACCCGCAAAAAGCTTGAAGAGGAGCGGCACAACCTTATCACAGAGATGGTTGCCCTCAACCCGGATTTCAAGCCACCTGCAGATTACAA ACCTCCAGCAACACGTGTGAGCGATAAAGTAATGATTCCACAAGATGAGTATCCAGAAATCAACTTTGTGGGGCTGCTGATTGGGCCTAG GGGAAATACCTTGAAGAACATAGAGAAGGAGTGTAATGCCAAGATCATGATCCGGGGGAAGGGATCCGTGAAAGAAGGGAAAGTTGGGCGCAAAGATGGCCAGATGTTGCCGGGAGAAGATGAGCCACTTCATGCCCTGGTTACTGCCAATACCATGGAGAATGTGAAGAAAGCAGTAGAACAG ataagaaacattcTGAAGCAGGGTATTGAGACCCCTGAGGACCAGAATGATCTGCGGAAGATGCAGCTTCGGGAGTTGGCTCGCTTGAATGGGACTCTGCGGGAAGATGATAACAG GATCTTAAGACCCTGGCAGAGCTCAGAGACCCGCAGCATTACCAATACCACAGTGTGCACCAAGTGTGGAGGGGCTGGCCACATTGCTTCCGATTGCAAATTCCAAAG GCCTGGTGATCCCCAGTCAGCTCAGGATAAAgcacgaatggataaagaatatttgTCCCTCATGGCCGAACTGGGTGAAGCACCTGTGCCAGCATCTGTGGGCTCCACCTCTGGGCCTGCCACCACACCCCTGGCCAGTGCACCTCGGCCTGCTGCTCCTGCCAACAACCCTCCTCCACCG TCTCTCATGTCCACCACCCAGAGCCGGCCGCCCTGGATGAATTCTGGCCCTTCAGAGAGTCGGCCCTACCATGGCATGCATGGAGGTGGTCctggtgggcctggaggaggccCCCACAGCTTCCCACATCCGTTACCCAGCCTGACAGGTGGGCACGGTGGACATCCCATGCCGCACAACCCTAATGGACCCCCACCCCCTTGGAtgcagccgccgccgccaccgaTGAACCAGGGCCCCCACCCACCTGGGCACCATGGCCCTCCTCCAATGG ATCAGTACCTGGGAAGTACGCCTGTGGGCTCTGGGGTCTATCGCCTGCATCAAGGAAAAG GCATGATGCCACCGCCACCTATGGGCATGATGccgcctccgccgccgccgcccagtGGGCAGCCCCCGCCAcccccctctgggcctctgcccccatggcagcagcagcagcagcagcccccgccgcccccgccgcccagCAGCAGTATGGCTTCCAGTACCCCCTTGCCGTGGCAGCAAA ATACGACGACTACCACCACGAGCGCTGGCACAGGGTCCATCCCGCCATGGCAACAGCAGCAGGCGGCTGCCGCAGCTTCTCCAGGAGCCCCTCAGATGCAAGGCAACCCCACTATGGTGCCCCTGCCCCCCGGGGTCCAGCCGCCTCTGCCGCCCGGGGCCCCTCCCCCTCCGCCGCCTCCGCCACCTGGTTCCGCCGGCATGATGTAtgccccgccccctcctcctccgcctcccatGGACCCTTCTAACTTTGTCACCATGATGGGCATGGGGGTGGCGGGCATGCCACCCTTCGGGATGCCTCCAGCTCCCCCACCGCCTCCACCACAGAACTAG
- the SF1 gene encoding splicing factor 1 isoform X10, whose translation MATGANATPLAATAAAALSGLFVPAAAPSAAALPARVAATAAATPAAVSGPAAGPGRRRRRLPKQEAEEEPLEPRHNGTEDCDSRNAYGYPPWTHSGTRASLYRSPSPEPIYNSEGKRLNTREFRTRKKLEEERHNLITEMVALNPDFKPPADYKPPATRVSDKVMIPQDEYPEINFVGLLIGPRGNTLKNIEKECNAKIMIRGKGSVKEGKVGRKDGQMLPGEDEPLHALVTANTMENVKKAVEQIRNILKQGIETPEDQNDLRKMQLRELARLNGTLREDDNRILRPWQSSETRSITNTTVCTKCGGAGHIASDCKFQRPGDPQSAQDKARMDKEYLSLMAELGEAPVPASVGSTSGPATTPLASAPRPAAPANNPPPPSLMSTTQSRPPWMNSGPSESRPYHGMHGGGPGGPGGGPHSFPHPLPSLTGGHGGHPMPHNPNGPPPPWMQPPPPPMNQGPHPPGHHGPPPMVPGKYACGLWGLSPASRKRHDATATYGHDAASAAAAQWAAPATPLWASAPMAAAAAAAPAAPAAQQQYGFQYPLAVAAKYDDYHHERWHRVHPAMATAAGGCRSFSRSPSDARQPHYGAPAPRGPAASAARGPSPSAASATWFRRHDVCPAPSSSASHGPF comes from the exons ATGGCGACCGGAGCGAACGCCACGCCGCTGG CAGCCACTGCCGCGGCCGCCCTCTCCGGGCTCTTCGTACCCGCAGCCGCCCCCTCCGCCGCCGCTCTACCAGCGCGTGTCGCCGCCACAGCCGCCGCCACCCCAGCCGCCGTGTCAGGACCAGCAGCCGGGCCCGGCCGGCGGCGGAGGAG ACTTCCCAAGCAAGAAGCGGAAGAGGAGCCGCTGGAACCAAGACACAATGGAACAGAAGACTGTGATTCCAGGAATGCCTACGGTTATCCCCCCTGGACTCACTCGGGAACAAGAGCGAGCTTATATAG GTCCCCTTCCCCTGAGCCCATCTACAATAGCGAGGGGAAGCGGCTCAACACCCGTGAGTTCCGCACCCGCAAAAAGCTTGAAGAGGAGCGGCACAACCTTATCACAGAGATGGTTGCCCTCAACCCGGATTTCAAGCCACCTGCAGATTACAA ACCTCCAGCAACACGTGTGAGCGATAAAGTAATGATTCCACAAGATGAGTATCCAGAAATCAACTTTGTGGGGCTGCTGATTGGGCCTAG GGGAAATACCTTGAAGAACATAGAGAAGGAGTGTAATGCCAAGATCATGATCCGGGGGAAGGGATCCGTGAAAGAAGGGAAAGTTGGGCGCAAAGATGGCCAGATGTTGCCGGGAGAAGATGAGCCACTTCATGCCCTGGTTACTGCCAATACCATGGAGAATGTGAAGAAAGCAGTAGAACAG ataagaaacattcTGAAGCAGGGTATTGAGACCCCTGAGGACCAGAATGATCTGCGGAAGATGCAGCTTCGGGAGTTGGCTCGCTTGAATGGGACTCTGCGGGAAGATGATAACAG GATCTTAAGACCCTGGCAGAGCTCAGAGACCCGCAGCATTACCAATACCACAGTGTGCACCAAGTGTGGAGGGGCTGGCCACATTGCTTCCGATTGCAAATTCCAAAG GCCTGGTGATCCCCAGTCAGCTCAGGATAAAgcacgaatggataaagaatatttgTCCCTCATGGCCGAACTGGGTGAAGCACCTGTGCCAGCATCTGTGGGCTCCACCTCTGGGCCTGCCACCACACCCCTGGCCAGTGCACCTCGGCCTGCTGCTCCTGCCAACAACCCTCCTCCACCG TCTCTCATGTCCACCACCCAGAGCCGGCCGCCCTGGATGAATTCTGGCCCTTCAGAGAGTCGGCCCTACCATGGCATGCATGGAGGTGGTCctggtgggcctggaggaggccCCCACAGCTTCCCACATCCGTTACCCAGCCTGACAGGTGGGCACGGTGGACATCCCATGCCGCACAACCCTAATGGACCCCCACCCCCTTGGAtgcagccgccgccgccaccgaTGAACCAGGGCCCCCACCCACCTGGGCACCATGGCCCTCCTCCAATGG TACCTGGGAAGTACGCCTGTGGGCTCTGGGGTCTATCGCCTGCATCAAGGAAAAG GCATGATGCCACCGCCACCTATGGGCATGATGccgcctccgccgccgccgcccagtGGGCAGCCCCCGCCAcccccctctgggcctctgcccccatggcagcagcagcagcagcagcccccgccgcccccgccgcccagCAGCAGTATGGCTTCCAGTACCCCCTTGCCGTGGCAGCAAA ATACGACGACTACCACCACGAGCGCTGGCACAGGGTCCATCCCGCCATGGCAACAGCAGCAGGCGGCTGCCGCAGCTTCTCCAGGAGCCCCTCAGATGCAAGGCAACCCCACTATGGTGCCCCTGCCCCCCGGGGTCCAGCCGCCTCTGCCGCCCGGGGCCCCTCCCCCTCCGCCGCCTCCGCCACCTGGTTCCGCCGGCATGATGTAtgccccgccccctcctcctccgcctcccatGGACCCTTCTAA